The Streptomyces sp. NBC_01689 genome includes a window with the following:
- a CDS encoding peptidase C39 family protein, with the protein MTRASEPSRRTVLAAAMTAAMTAAAATPAGAAEARTRESRRGHAPARAVDNRAWTSYADWRTGTAKGARAVSGARPGLVIASPAGTRAYTDPHTGRTADWEYATWTSPVHRLTVPATEAIASWNARTPAGTWLQVELTGTYSDGTATPWYVMGRWAAGDQDIRRTSVDGQKDGRSTVWTDTFAIDDAASGLRLVSYRLRLTLYRAPGSGATPTVWRLGAMGSDIPDRFTVPASVPGLARELTVPRYSQEIHAGQYPEYDNGGEAWCSPTSSQMIIEYWGRRPTAEQLAWVAPGLADPQVCHAARYTFDYQYDGCGNWPFNAAYAATYKDLQGVVTRLGSLTDLETLIAAGIPAITSQSFLKSELTGAGYGTSGHLMTVVGFTADGDVIANDPASPGDAAVRRVYRRSEWENIWLRTKRYNASGSVVSGTGGVCYLYFPAQPTQRQSQALAAVGIR; encoded by the coding sequence ATGACCAGAGCATCAGAGCCGTCCCGCAGAACCGTTCTGGCCGCGGCGATGACCGCGGCGATGACCGCCGCCGCGGCCACTCCGGCCGGGGCGGCGGAAGCACGCACCCGGGAATCACGCCGGGGGCACGCGCCCGCGCGCGCCGTGGACAACCGTGCCTGGACCTCGTACGCCGACTGGCGCACCGGTACCGCGAAGGGCGCGCGGGCCGTGTCCGGCGCCCGGCCGGGGCTGGTGATCGCCTCCCCGGCCGGCACGAGGGCGTACACGGACCCGCACACCGGCAGGACGGCCGACTGGGAGTACGCGACCTGGACCTCCCCGGTCCACCGGCTCACCGTTCCCGCCACCGAGGCCATCGCCTCGTGGAACGCGCGCACCCCCGCCGGTACCTGGCTGCAGGTCGAACTGACCGGCACCTACTCGGACGGCACGGCCACGCCCTGGTACGTGATGGGCCGCTGGGCGGCGGGCGACCAGGACATCAGGCGGACCTCCGTCGACGGCCAGAAGGACGGCCGGAGCACTGTCTGGACGGACACCTTCGCGATCGACGACGCCGCCTCGGGCCTGCGTCTCGTCTCGTACCGGCTGCGCCTGACGCTGTACCGCGCCCCGGGGTCCGGGGCCACCCCCACCGTGTGGCGGCTCGGCGCGATGGGTTCCGACATCCCGGACCGCTTCACCGTGCCGGCCTCCGTACCCGGGCTCGCCCGCGAGCTGACGGTGCCGCGGTACTCGCAGGAGATCCACGCCGGCCAGTACCCCGAGTACGACAACGGCGGCGAGGCCTGGTGCAGCCCCACCTCGTCGCAGATGATCATCGAGTACTGGGGGCGCCGGCCGACGGCGGAACAACTGGCCTGGGTCGCGCCGGGCCTGGCCGACCCGCAGGTCTGCCACGCGGCGCGCTACACCTTCGACTACCAGTACGACGGCTGCGGCAACTGGCCCTTCAACGCGGCCTACGCGGCGACGTACAAGGACCTCCAGGGTGTGGTGACCCGGCTCGGCTCGCTCACCGACCTGGAGACCCTGATCGCGGCCGGCATCCCGGCCATAACGTCCCAGTCGTTCCTCAAGTCGGAGCTGACCGGGGCGGGTTACGGCACCTCGGGCCATCTCATGACCGTCGTCGGCTTCACCGCGGACGGTGATGTGATCGCCAACGACCCGGCCTCGCCCGGCGACGCCGCGGTGCGCCGCGTCTACCGGCGGTCCGAGTGGGAGAACATCTGGCTGCGCACGAAGCGGTACAACGCCTCCGGGAGCGTCGTCTCCGGCACCGGAGGAGTCTGCTACCTGTACTTCCCCGCGCAGCCGACCCAGCGGCAGAGCCAGGCGCTCGCGGCGGTGGGCATCCGCTGA
- a CDS encoding M1 family metallopeptidase: protein MSTFRTPRRRARLALAAAITTVAALTGPVSQAADSSTADPSSSAGPSPATAPSPGAAGLGDRVFPLDGNGGYRVTRYLLDFDWQAPGTPFEAATTVRATATQALSRFDLDFAGNTLHTVTVNGTTATAVRDGDELVITPAEPLPEGRPFTVKVTYTADPGQMRHRDDAIEDYGWIPTPDGTVLYPQPDGAKMIFPSNDHPSLRAPVTFHITTPPGLTAVANGKLTGRAEQPDGRVRWTYDSGQPLATQLVQLAIGRFTFADSTGPHGLPLRDVVPDGLVAATEQYRELTADHIAWLEERLGPYPFDRYGLLVGDTDLGVALETQTLSLVPKADLLGDRVSAERNLVHELTHQWTGDSVGIRTWSDLWLSEGHARFYERLYSETHGGDSFEAAMKSAYAAHDQWRHDYGAPAEPTEPNLFKRMRYDGSALVLYALREKVGPVAFGRIERAWVTEYRGRTASTRDYIDLASKVAGRNLDGFLRPWLYGAQTPPMPNHPDWVVDPVQG from the coding sequence ATGAGCACGTTCCGGACGCCTCGCCGCAGAGCCCGCCTCGCCCTGGCGGCGGCGATCACGACGGTGGCCGCCCTGACGGGCCCGGTCTCCCAGGCCGCGGACTCCTCGACCGCCGATCCCTCCTCCTCCGCCGGCCCCTCCCCCGCCACCGCGCCCTCCCCGGGCGCCGCGGGCCTCGGCGATCGGGTCTTCCCGCTCGACGGCAACGGCGGCTACCGGGTCACCCGCTACCTCCTCGACTTCGACTGGCAGGCACCCGGGACACCGTTCGAGGCGGCCACGACGGTCAGGGCGACCGCCACCCAGGCACTCTCCCGCTTCGACCTGGACTTCGCCGGCAACACCCTGCACACGGTGACCGTGAACGGGACCACGGCCACGGCCGTGCGCGACGGCGACGAACTGGTGATCACCCCGGCCGAGCCGCTCCCCGAGGGCAGGCCGTTCACGGTGAAGGTCACCTACACCGCCGATCCCGGCCAGATGCGCCACCGCGACGACGCCATCGAGGACTACGGCTGGATCCCCACGCCCGACGGCACCGTGCTCTATCCGCAGCCCGACGGCGCCAAGATGATCTTCCCCTCGAACGACCACCCCAGCCTGCGCGCGCCGGTCACCTTCCACATCACCACCCCGCCGGGCCTGACCGCGGTGGCCAACGGGAAGCTCACCGGCCGCGCCGAACAGCCCGACGGGCGGGTGCGGTGGACGTACGACTCCGGGCAGCCGCTCGCGACCCAGCTCGTGCAGCTCGCGATCGGCAGGTTCACCTTCGCCGACAGCACGGGACCGCACGGGCTGCCCCTGCGCGATGTCGTCCCGGACGGTCTGGTCGCGGCCACCGAGCAGTACCGCGAGCTCACCGCCGACCACATCGCGTGGCTGGAGGAGCGGCTCGGCCCCTACCCCTTCGACCGGTACGGCCTGCTCGTCGGCGACACCGACCTCGGGGTCGCCCTGGAGACCCAGACACTCTCCCTGGTCCCGAAGGCCGACCTGCTCGGGGACCGGGTCAGCGCCGAACGCAACCTGGTGCACGAGCTCACCCACCAGTGGACCGGCGACAGCGTCGGCATCAGGACCTGGTCCGACCTGTGGCTGAGCGAGGGACACGCCCGCTTCTACGAGCGCCTGTACTCCGAGACGCACGGCGGTGACAGCTTCGAGGCGGCCATGAAGTCGGCCTACGCCGCCCACGACCAGTGGCGCCACGACTACGGCGCCCCGGCCGAACCGACCGAACCGAACCTCTTCAAGCGGATGCGGTACGACGGCTCGGCCCTCGTCCTGTACGCCCTGCGGGAGAAGGTCGGGCCGGTGGCCTTCGGCAGGATCGAGCGGGCCTGGGTGACCGAGTACCGCGGAAGGACCGCGAGTACGCGGGACTACATCGACCTGGCCTCGAAGGTCGCGGGCCGGAACCTCGACGGGTTCCTGCGCCCGTGGCTCTACGGCGCGCAGACCCCGCCGATGCCGAACCACCCGGACTGGGTGGTCGACCCGGTCCAGGGCTGA
- a CDS encoding SCO1431 family membrane protein yields the protein MTATSATAARVRARTGGPKDDGPKILEHVVGWIFVVVLAMLVTQLGLL from the coding sequence ATGACCGCGACCTCCGCCACCGCCGCCCGCGTCCGTGCCCGAACCGGCGGGCCCAAGGACGACGGCCCCAAGATCCTCGAACACGTCGTGGGCTGGATCTTCGTCGTGGTCCTGGCGATGCTCGTCACGCAGCTCGGTCTGTTGTGA
- a CDS encoding TetR/AcrR family transcriptional regulator, whose protein sequence is MNHSQQRAVDRPRAHGTDRSLARRTELIAIGRKLFADTSYDALSMDDIARQAHVAKGLIYYYFKSKRGYYLAIVEDSVADLVSRAASGLELPPAERVHRTIDGYLRYAEQNQAAYRTIIAGGVGFDSEVQAIREGVREVIVETIAEGAYGRRKIAALPRMALLAWLYSVEGATLDWIGRPTLSRDTMRELLVKTLGGAMRAVEEIDSSYRAPQSARRDP, encoded by the coding sequence TTGAATCATAGTCAACAGCGTGCTGTCGACCGTCCGCGGGCGCACGGCACCGATCGTTCGCTGGCGCGCCGCACCGAACTGATCGCCATCGGGCGGAAGTTGTTCGCCGACACGTCCTACGACGCACTGTCGATGGACGACATCGCACGGCAGGCGCATGTCGCCAAAGGGCTGATCTACTACTACTTCAAGTCCAAGCGGGGCTATTACCTCGCGATCGTCGAGGACTCCGTCGCCGACCTGGTGTCCCGGGCGGCGAGCGGCCTCGAACTGCCCCCGGCCGAGCGGGTGCACCGCACCATCGACGGCTATCTCCGCTACGCCGAGCAGAATCAGGCCGCGTACCGGACGATCATCGCGGGCGGGGTGGGCTTCGACAGCGAGGTGCAGGCCATCCGGGAGGGCGTGCGCGAGGTCATCGTCGAGACCATCGCCGAAGGCGCCTACGGCAGGCGCAAGATCGCGGCGCTGCCCCGGATGGCGCTGCTGGCCTGGCTCTACAGCGTCGAGGGCGCGACCCTCGACTGGATCGGCCGTCCGACGCTGTCCCGCGACACGATGCGCGAGCTGCTGGTGAAGACGCTGGGCGGCGCGATGCGCGCGGTCGAGGAGATCGACTCCTCCTACAGGGCCCCGCAGTCCGCCCGCCGGGACCCCTGA
- a CDS encoding glycoside hydrolase family 18 protein, translated as MLTSHRSRFRDLSRALRPGPGRPGRAPARSLLSAVCCAVLGAGLPAGAGTATATESSTARALPPSGTTRVATVADNARAAAAGSKVVGYFTEWGVYDRNYHVKNIRTSGSAAKLTHINYAFGNVTGGKCAMGDAYAATDKAYTADQSVDGVADTWDQPLRGNFNQLRKLKKLHPNLKVLWSFGGWTWSSGFGEAARNPAAFAQSCYDLVENSKWADVFDGIDIDWEYPNACGNTCDTSGKAAYKNLMAALRAKFGGGALVTAAISADATSGGKLDAADYAGAAQYVDWYNPMTYDFFGAWDAAGPTAPHSPLNSYTGIPKAGFHTAATIAKLKGLGIPASKLLLGIGFYGRGWTGVTQAAPGGTATGPAAGTYEQGIEDYKVLKTKCPATGTVGGTAYAKCGTNWWSYDTPSTIAGKMAYKNQQGLGGTFFWELSGDTSNGELIKSIN; from the coding sequence ATGCTCACATCGCACCGCTCCCGCTTCCGGGACCTCTCCCGGGCCCTCCGCCCGGGCCCCGGCCGACCGGGGCGCGCCCCCGCCCGGTCGCTCCTGTCCGCCGTGTGCTGCGCCGTCCTCGGCGCGGGGCTGCCGGCCGGCGCCGGGACCGCGACGGCCACGGAGTCCTCCACCGCCCGCGCCCTCCCCCCGTCCGGCACCACCCGCGTCGCCACGGTCGCCGACAACGCCCGGGCGGCCGCGGCGGGTTCGAAAGTCGTCGGCTACTTCACCGAATGGGGCGTCTACGACCGGAACTACCACGTCAAGAACATCCGGACGTCCGGCTCGGCCGCCAAGCTCACCCACATCAACTACGCCTTCGGCAATGTCACCGGAGGCAAGTGCGCCATGGGCGACGCCTATGCGGCGACCGACAAGGCGTACACCGCCGACCAGTCGGTGGACGGTGTCGCCGACACCTGGGACCAGCCGCTGCGGGGCAACTTCAACCAGCTGCGCAAGCTGAAGAAGCTGCACCCGAACCTCAAGGTGCTCTGGTCGTTCGGCGGCTGGACCTGGTCCAGCGGCTTCGGCGAGGCGGCGAGGAACCCGGCGGCGTTCGCCCAGTCCTGCTACGACCTGGTCGAGAACTCCAAGTGGGCCGACGTCTTCGACGGCATCGACATCGACTGGGAGTACCCGAACGCCTGCGGCAACACCTGTGACACCAGCGGCAAGGCGGCGTACAAGAACCTGATGGCGGCGCTGCGCGCGAAGTTCGGCGGCGGCGCGCTCGTCACCGCCGCGATCTCCGCGGACGCCACCAGCGGCGGCAAGCTCGACGCGGCCGACTACGCGGGCGCCGCGCAGTACGTCGACTGGTACAACCCGATGACGTACGACTTCTTCGGCGCCTGGGACGCGGCCGGGCCGACCGCCCCGCACTCGCCCCTGAACTCGTACACCGGCATCCCGAAGGCCGGGTTCCACACCGCGGCCACGATCGCGAAGCTCAAGGGCCTCGGCATCCCGGCCTCGAAGCTGCTGCTCGGCATCGGCTTCTACGGCCGCGGCTGGACCGGCGTGACCCAGGCGGCCCCCGGCGGCACCGCCACCGGACCCGCGGCCGGAACCTACGAACAGGGCATCGAGGACTACAAGGTGCTGAAGACGAAGTGCCCCGCGACGGGCACCGTCGGTGGCACGGCGTACGCCAAGTGCGGTACCAACTGGTGGAGTTACGACACCCCGTCGACCATCGCCGGGAAGATGGCCTACAAGAACCAGCAGGGTCTGGGCGGCACGTTCTTCTGGGAGCTCAGCGGTGACACCTCGAACGGTGAGCTGATCAAGTCGATCAACTGA
- a CDS encoding phosphotransferase family protein, with amino-acid sequence MATAPRPRTTTRDRDELGRRLTAWLDARLPGARAAHLTVPASNGMSSETLLFDIEHPEPPLRRCALRLAADPAAYTVFPVYDLPRQYRTMRLVAEHSDLPVPRVLWLEEDPGPLGAPFFVMDRVEGRVPPDVIPYTYEGNWLHAASDRERARLEDASVGLLARLHDQVPPAAAEFLALPGDGSPLRRHVEAQRAYYAWVVDGRPRSPLIESAFDRLGDLWPRDEGETVLNWGDARIGNVVYDGFEPAAVLDWEMAALAPREVDLGWTVYLHRFFQDLTVSFGQRGLPGFLRRDRVERRYAELTGRPPRDMDFYTLYAALRHAVVMLRIAYRQVHFGEIAVPPDPDTLILHHDSLRAMVRGGYWEGPEAGR; translated from the coding sequence ATGGCCACGGCACCCCGCCCGCGCACGACCACCCGCGACCGGGACGAACTCGGCCGGCGGCTGACCGCCTGGCTCGACGCGCGTCTCCCCGGCGCCAGGGCGGCGCACCTCACCGTCCCCGCCTCCAACGGGATGTCCAGCGAGACCCTGCTGTTCGACATCGAGCACCCCGAACCACCGCTGCGGCGCTGCGCGTTGAGACTGGCGGCGGACCCGGCCGCGTACACCGTCTTTCCGGTGTACGACCTGCCGCGTCAGTACCGCACCATGCGGCTGGTCGCCGAGCACTCCGACCTTCCGGTCCCCCGGGTCCTGTGGCTGGAGGAGGACCCCGGCCCGCTCGGCGCACCCTTCTTCGTGATGGATCGGGTCGAGGGGCGCGTACCGCCCGACGTCATACCGTACACGTACGAAGGCAACTGGCTGCACGCGGCGAGCGACCGGGAGCGTGCACGGCTGGAGGACGCGTCGGTCGGACTCCTCGCCCGCCTCCACGACCAAGTGCCCCCGGCCGCAGCGGAGTTCCTGGCCCTTCCCGGCGACGGCAGCCCGCTGCGACGGCACGTCGAGGCCCAACGCGCCTACTACGCCTGGGTCGTCGACGGCCGCCCGCGCTCACCCCTCATCGAGAGCGCCTTCGACCGGCTCGGCGACCTGTGGCCGCGCGACGAGGGCGAGACCGTGCTCAACTGGGGTGACGCGCGGATCGGGAACGTCGTCTACGACGGCTTCGAACCCGCGGCCGTCCTCGACTGGGAGATGGCGGCGCTCGCCCCGCGCGAGGTCGACCTCGGCTGGACCGTCTATCTGCACCGCTTCTTCCAGGACCTCACCGTGAGCTTCGGCCAGCGCGGGCTGCCCGGGTTCCTGCGCCGCGACCGCGTGGAGCGGCGCTACGCCGAACTCACCGGCCGGCCACCGCGCGACATGGACTTCTACACGCTGTACGCGGCCCTGCGGCACGCTGTCGTCATGCTGCGCATCGCCTACCGCCAGGTGCACTTCGGCGAGATCGCCGTCCCCCCGGACCCGGACACCCTGATCCTGCACCACGACAGCCTGCGGGCCATGGTGCGGGGCGGCTACTGGGAGGGCCCGGAGGCCGGCCGCTGA
- a CDS encoding Lrp/AsnC family transcriptional regulator, whose product MEELDRQIVQLLVADGRMSYTDLGKATGLSTSAVHQRVRRLEQRGVIRGYAAVVDPEAVGLPLTAFISVKPFDPSAPDDIAERLADVPELEACHSVAGDENYILKVRVATPHELEELLARLRTLAGVSTRTTVVLSTPYEARPPRI is encoded by the coding sequence ATGGAGGAGCTGGACCGACAGATCGTGCAGCTGCTCGTCGCAGACGGGCGGATGAGTTACACCGACCTGGGCAAGGCCACGGGCCTTTCCACGTCCGCCGTGCACCAACGGGTGCGCCGCCTGGAGCAGCGCGGCGTGATCCGCGGCTACGCGGCGGTCGTCGACCCGGAGGCCGTGGGACTGCCCCTGACCGCCTTCATCTCGGTGAAACCGTTCGACCCGAGCGCCCCGGACGACATCGCGGAACGCCTCGCGGACGTGCCGGAACTGGAGGCCTGCCACAGCGTCGCGGGCGACGAGAACTACATCCTCAAGGTACGGGTCGCCACCCCGCACGAACTGGAGGAGCTGCTGGCCCGGCTGCGCACCCTCGCGGGCGTGTCGACCCGGACGACGGTGGTCCTGTCCACGCCGTACGAGGCGCGGCCGCCGCGCATCTGA
- a CDS encoding amidohydrolase, whose amino-acid sequence MSERTAPSDTVLLRGGEVHSPADPFATAMVVERGQIAWVGSEGAADAFADGVAEVVDLEGALVTPAFTDAHVHTTATGLALTGLDLSDAPSLEAALALVRDFAAARPADRVLLGHGWDAARWPGGRPPTRAELDEAAGGRPLYLSRIDVHSAVVTTALLDLVPGVTGRPGYQDGPLTRDAHHAVRAAALGAVTAAQRTEAQRAALAHAASLGIGSVHECAGPEISSEDDLTGLLRLAAEERGPRVVGYWAEQGEEGVARARSLGAAGAAGDLFVDGSLGSYTACLHQPYADAAHTGTAYLDDADVAAHVIACTEAGLQAGFHAIGDAAVTSVTEGVRAAAEKIGLARVRAARHRVEHAEMLTPETIASFAEFGLTASVQPAFDALWGGEDGMYAQRLGTERARTLNPLAALLRTGVPLAFGSDSPVTPLDPWGTVRAAAFHRTPEHRVSVRAAFTAHTRGGWRAIGRDDAGVLVPGAPADYAVWRTEELVVQAPDDRVARWSTDPRSGTPGLPDLSPGGDLPVCLRTVVGGRTVFVRPGE is encoded by the coding sequence ATGAGTGAGCGCACCGCCCCGTCCGACACCGTGCTGCTGCGCGGTGGAGAAGTCCACAGCCCCGCCGATCCCTTCGCCACCGCGATGGTCGTCGAACGCGGTCAGATCGCCTGGGTCGGCTCGGAGGGCGCCGCCGACGCCTTCGCCGACGGGGTCGCCGAGGTCGTGGACCTGGAAGGCGCGCTGGTCACCCCGGCCTTCACCGACGCCCATGTGCACACCACCGCCACCGGTCTCGCGCTCACCGGCCTCGACCTGAGTGACGCGCCCTCCCTGGAAGCCGCTCTCGCCCTCGTACGCGACTTCGCCGCCGCCCGCCCCGCCGACCGGGTCCTGCTCGGGCACGGCTGGGACGCGGCCCGCTGGCCCGGCGGGCGCCCCCCGACGCGCGCCGAGCTGGACGAGGCCGCCGGCGGCCGCCCGCTCTACCTCTCCCGTATCGACGTGCACTCCGCCGTGGTCACCACCGCGCTCCTGGACCTGGTCCCCGGAGTCACCGGACGCCCCGGATACCAGGACGGCCCGCTGACCCGCGACGCCCACCACGCCGTCCGGGCCGCGGCCCTCGGCGCCGTCACCGCGGCGCAGCGCACCGAGGCCCAGCGCGCGGCCCTCGCGCACGCCGCCTCCCTGGGCATCGGCTCGGTGCACGAGTGCGCGGGCCCGGAGATCTCCTCCGAGGACGACCTCACCGGCCTGCTGCGGCTCGCCGCCGAGGAGCGCGGCCCCCGGGTCGTCGGCTACTGGGCCGAGCAGGGCGAGGAGGGCGTGGCGAGGGCCCGCTCACTGGGCGCGGCCGGCGCCGCGGGCGACCTCTTCGTCGACGGCTCCCTCGGCTCGTACACCGCCTGTCTGCACCAGCCCTACGCCGACGCGGCACACACCGGCACCGCGTACCTGGACGACGCCGACGTGGCCGCCCATGTGATCGCCTGCACCGAGGCGGGCCTCCAGGCGGGCTTCCACGCCATCGGGGACGCCGCCGTGACCTCGGTGACCGAGGGGGTGCGGGCGGCGGCGGAGAAGATCGGTCTGGCGCGCGTGCGGGCCGCCCGGCACCGTGTCGAGCACGCCGAGATGCTGACGCCGGAGACCATCGCCTCCTTCGCGGAGTTCGGCCTCACCGCCTCCGTGCAGCCCGCCTTCGACGCGCTCTGGGGCGGCGAGGACGGCATGTACGCCCAGCGTCTCGGGACGGAGCGGGCCCGCACCCTCAATCCGCTGGCGGCCCTGCTGCGCACCGGTGTGCCGCTCGCCTTCGGCTCCGACAGCCCGGTCACCCCCCTCGATCCGTGGGGCACCGTCCGGGCGGCGGCCTTCCACCGCACCCCGGAGCACCGGGTGTCGGTGCGGGCCGCCTTCACGGCGCACACGCGCGGCGGCTGGCGCGCGATCGGACGCGACGACGCGGGGGTCCTGGTGCCGGGCGCACCCGCGGACTACGCGGTGTGGCGCACCGAGGAACTGGTGGTGCAGGCCCCCGACGACCGGGTGGCCCGCTGGTCCACGGACCCCCGCTCCGGCACCCCGGGACTGCCCGACCTGAGCCCCGGCGGTGACCTGCCCGTCTGCCTGCGCACCGTCGTGGGCGGACGGACGGTCTTCGTACGGCCGGGCGAGTGA
- a CDS encoding polyprenol monophosphomannose synthase, protein MNDGDGTLAAGAQARRFGPLGTALVIIPTYNEAENIKKIVGRVRASVPDAHVLVADDNSPDGTGKLADELAAEDDHVQVLHRKGKEGLGAAYLAGFRWGLEHGYGVLIEMDADGSHQPEELPRLLTALKGADLVLGSRWVPGGRVVNWPKSREFISRGGSMYSRLMLDVPIRDVTGGFRAFRRETLEGLGLGEVASQGYCFQVDLARRAVKAGYHVVEVPITFVERELGDSKMSRDILVEALWRVTTWGVGERVGRITGRKPSA, encoded by the coding sequence GTGAACGACGGCGACGGGACCCTCGCGGCAGGAGCCCAGGCGAGGCGGTTCGGCCCACTCGGCACGGCCTTGGTGATCATTCCGACCTACAACGAGGCGGAGAACATCAAGAAGATCGTCGGCCGGGTGCGGGCCTCGGTGCCCGATGCGCACGTCCTGGTGGCGGACGACAACAGCCCGGACGGCACGGGCAAGTTGGCCGACGAGCTGGCCGCCGAGGACGACCATGTCCAGGTCCTGCACCGCAAGGGCAAGGAAGGGCTGGGCGCCGCGTATCTGGCCGGCTTCCGCTGGGGGCTGGAGCACGGGTACGGCGTCCTGATCGAGATGGACGCGGACGGTTCGCACCAGCCGGAGGAGCTGCCCCGGCTGCTCACCGCGCTGAAGGGCGCCGACCTGGTGCTCGGCTCGCGCTGGGTGCCGGGCGGCCGGGTGGTGAACTGGCCCAAGTCCCGCGAGTTCATCTCGCGCGGCGGCAGCATGTACTCCCGGCTCATGCTCGACGTCCCCATCCGGGACGTCACCGGTGGGTTCCGGGCCTTCCGGCGGGAGACCCTGGAGGGTCTCGGACTCGGCGAGGTCGCGTCCCAGGGGTACTGCTTCCAGGTGGACCTCGCGCGGCGGGCCGTGAAGGCCGGCTACCACGTCGTGGAGGTGCCCATCACCTTCGTCGAGCGTGAACTCGGTGACTCCAAGATGAGCCGGGACATCCTGGTGGAAGCGCTGTGGCGGGTCACCACCTGGGGCGTGGGGGAGCGGGTCGGCCGGATCACCGGACGCAAGCCGTCCGCGTAA
- the fxsA gene encoding FxsA family membrane protein codes for MTTGTPTSPRPARPRRSALRRYLPLGIAAWLVLEIWLLTVVAGAASGFAVLLLLVAGFLLGSVIVKRAGRRAFRNLSETLQQQQSGVAPTGGGEGNGLMMLGGLLLMLPGLVSDAVGLLLLIPPVQKALSRYTERAVERRIRLAAPGSVGDAFQQARIHRPDGKVVQGEVIRDDTPRGPADPTPHRPLTG; via the coding sequence ATGACGACTGGCACACCGACTTCCCCGCGCCCCGCCCGACCGCGGCGGTCCGCGCTGCGCAGGTACCTGCCGCTCGGCATCGCCGCCTGGCTGGTGCTGGAGATCTGGCTGCTTACCGTGGTGGCGGGGGCGGCGAGCGGCTTCGCGGTCCTGCTCCTGCTGGTGGCCGGGTTCCTGCTCGGTTCCGTGATCGTCAAGCGGGCCGGGCGCCGTGCCTTCCGCAACCTCAGCGAGACGCTGCAACAGCAGCAGAGCGGCGTGGCCCCCACGGGCGGCGGCGAGGGCAACGGGCTGATGATGCTCGGCGGCCTGCTGCTGATGCTGCCCGGCCTCGTCTCGGACGCCGTGGGCCTCCTCCTGCTGATCCCGCCCGTCCAGAAGGCCCTGAGCCGGTACACCGAGCGCGCCGTCGAACGCCGGATCCGCCTGGCCGCCCCCGGCAGCGTCGGAGACGCCTTCCAGCAGGCACGCATCCACCGTCCGGACGGCAAGGTGGTCCAGGGCGAGGTCATCCGGGACGACACCCCGCGGGGCCCGGCGGACCCGACCCCGCACCGTCCCCTGACGGGCTGA
- a CDS encoding RNA polymerase-binding protein RbpA has translation MSERALRGTRLVVTSYETDRGIDLAPRQAVEYACEKGHRFEMPFSVEAEIPPEWECKVCGAQALLVDGDGPEEKKAKPARTHWDMLMERRTREELEEVLEERLAVLRSGAMNIAVHPRDSRKSA, from the coding sequence ATGAGTGAGCGAGCTCTTCGCGGCACGCGCCTCGTGGTGACCAGCTACGAGACGGACCGCGGCATCGACCTGGCCCCGCGCCAGGCCGTGGAGTACGCATGCGAGAAGGGGCACCGGTTTGAGATGCCCTTCTCGGTCGAGGCGGAGATCCCGCCGGAGTGGGAGTGCAAGGTCTGCGGGGCCCAGGCACTCCTGGTGGACGGCGACGGCCCTGAGGAAAAGAAGGCCAAGCCCGCGCGTACGCATTGGGACATGCTGATGGAACGGCGCACCCGCGAGGAACTCGAAGAGGTCCTCGAGGAGCGCCTGGCCGTTCTGCGCTCCGGCGCGATGAACATCGCGGTGCATCCGCGGGACAGCCGCAAGTCCGCGTAG